A window of Lysobacterales bacterium genomic DNA:
GGGACTCGCCCCAGGCGCGCAGGCGATGTCCGCGCCAGCGCGCTTCGGCTTCGCTGTCGGCGCGGGCCCGCAGCAGTTCGCGCTCGATCTGCGCCAGCACGCTGGGTGGCGGCAGCGCGCAGTGGAGCGACTGCAGCCAGGCGCGCAGAACGCGGGCGCGGCGTGCCTGCGGCCAGCCGCGAAGCACCTGCAGATCCAGTACCCGCGGATCGAGCCGCTGGGCGCGCGCGAGATCGACGGCGTCCAGCGATGCAAGCCGGGCATCGGCTTCCGCGCTCAGCGCGGCCGAAAGCGCCAGCGACTCGGCGGCCTGCGGCCAGCGCTGCTGCAGCAGGGGCAGCACGGCCTGCCTCAAAAAATTGCGGTCGTGGTGGGCGTCCTGGTTGCTGGGGTCTTCGATCCAGCGCAAGCCGCGCGCCACCGCGTAGGCCTCCAACGCGCTGCGCGGCGTGCCCAGCAGCGGCCGCCACAGCCAGCCTGCACCGAACCGACGTAGCGCACGCATGCCGCCCAGACCGCGCTCGCCGGCGCCGCGCAGGGCGCGCAACAGAAAGGTCTCGGCCTGATCGTTCTGGTGATGGGCCATGACCACCACCTCGCCCGGCTGCAGCGCGGCCTGCAGCGCCGCGTGGCGGGCGCGGCGCGCGCGCGCTTCCAGCCCGCCGCTGCCGCCCGCCACATCCACCCGCAGCACGCGGATGTCGACCCCCAGCGCGGCGGCCTCGCGCTGGCAGTGCGCCGCCCACTGCGCTGAATCCGCGTGCAGGCCGTGGTCGACGTGCAGCGCACGCAGGCCGCGTCCGCGCGCCCAGTCGGCTTCGCAGAGCAGCTGCAGCAGCACGCGCGAATCCAGCCCGCCGCTGAAGGCGACCGCCAGCCCGGCTCCGGGTGGCAGCACGTGGGCGTCGAATTCGATGGCGTGGCTGTCGAGCATGCGTGGCATGGTAGCGAAGCGTCGGGTTGGCACAGGCAGCCCGCGCATTGAGTGCGGTCCGCGCATGCGGTTAGGGTGTGCGCCCAGCACGGGGCAGCGCGCTTGCGGATCCTGCGGCCCTGCACGCGCAGGCGCTGCGCGCCCGTGACTGTTTGCAGCTTCAATCGCTCAAGGCCCCGCATGACCGCATCGCCCTACATCGTCGCCGTCACTGGCGGTATCGCCTCCGGCAAGTCGGCCGTGACGGCGCGCTTCGAGCAGCTCGGCGTGCCGGTGATCGACGCCGACCTGATCGCCCGCGAGCTGGTGGAGCCGGGTGAAGTCGCGCTGGCGGAAATCGTGCAGCGCTTCGGGCGGGGCGTGCTGGATCTGCAAGGTCGGCTGGATCGACGCCAGCTGCGCCAGCGCATCTTCAGCGACGCCAG
This region includes:
- the tilS gene encoding tRNA lysidine(34) synthetase TilS, whose amino-acid sequence is MLDSHAIEFDAHVLPPGAGLAVAFSGGLDSRVLLQLLCEADWARGRGLRALHVDHGLHADSAQWAAHCQREAAALGVDIRVLRVDVAGGSGGLEARARRARHAALQAALQPGEVVVMAHHQNDQAETFLLRALRGAGERGLGGMRALRRFGAGWLWRPLLGTPRSALEAYAVARGLRWIEDPSNQDAHHDRNFLRQAVLPLLQQRWPQAAESLALSAALSAEADARLASLDAVDLARAQRLDPRVLDLQVLRGWPQARRARVLRAWLQSLHCALPPPSVLAQIERELLRARADSEAEARWRGHRLRAWGESLHLLPALPPLPADMDTAWDAAGPLRLPDGHALALCDGLGDIQHGARPPLPLRVRARQGGERIRLSHKRPRQCVKTLLQSLGVPPWQRTHLPFLWSAEGELVAVADLVLREDLRAALLENGLCLRWLGPYGREPIAGVDDLGLAPAPPR